From a region of the Mycobacteroides saopaulense genome:
- a CDS encoding WXG100 family type VII secretion target, protein MSETFNVRSEDLHRHGESILDAVKISRDEHAGHHDQIEEASSGWIGESASALVDLHKAWVDQRATLHHQLNQVGIGMQEDAKTFAAMEEQNRGSIGKANPANGGA, encoded by the coding sequence ATGAGTGAGACCTTCAATGTGAGGTCAGAAGATCTTCACCGGCACGGTGAGTCGATTCTTGACGCGGTGAAGATCTCCCGCGACGAGCACGCGGGCCATCACGATCAGATTGAGGAGGCCTCCTCCGGTTGGATCGGTGAATCGGCCTCTGCCCTCGTGGATCTACACAAAGCATGGGTTGACCAGCGTGCGACGCTGCATCACCAACTTAACCAAGTTGGTATCGGCATGCAGGAAGACGCCAAGACGTTCGCGGCCATGGAGGAGCAGAACCGTGGCTCGATCGGTAAGGCGAATCCCGCAAATGGGGGAGCTTAG